One segment of Methylotuvimicrobium sp. KM2 DNA contains the following:
- a CDS encoding GTPase produces the protein MDYDYSDLVANTKRWAERAVATGWIDQHTARQLEAIDSRTPESLIDRSSSRPLIVAFMGGTGVGKSTLLNRLAGQSIAKTGVERPTSREVTMYRHRAVHLSKLPENLPFDEIRQAEHDDETNKNVIWIDMPDFDSTALHNQEIVLQWLPHIDVLIYVVSPERYRDNKAWRLLLAEGGRHAWLFVMNQWDRGEEVQYDDFKDQLSVAGFDAPIIFKTACGEPDFPDEFDNLAKTIATLATETTVKQLESRNTQARKDALKMSLVDCLKHVGNDRDYRKLSERWRRSWQDTGRTLQQGFEWPLRQLAGYYAEHDKASKQQQSELWDAWVQSRYEDALDDLILHADANGLATAALKRELLQLRGKAEKIMYDQTELAVRQALANPGHAAHRAFLKGMRFCEIVLPLGAMSFVGYQVFSGYYHSSLDYRNYLGANFAIHSSLFVGLSWLIPFFILKKLKPSLEKAALKGLKKGVAMALIQIEAEIVNAIERLCRQRSEIAAEAEQIIRQCESGQDGIEMIRSDSRLARMLVD, from the coding sequence ATGGATTACGATTACTCTGATTTAGTCGCAAACACCAAACGTTGGGCCGAACGAGCAGTAGCGACCGGATGGATAGACCAACATACGGCGAGACAGCTCGAGGCGATCGACTCGAGAACGCCGGAGTCGCTGATCGACCGTTCGTCATCCCGGCCACTGATTGTTGCATTCATGGGCGGAACCGGCGTCGGCAAGAGCACATTGTTGAATCGCTTGGCCGGCCAATCGATCGCAAAAACCGGCGTAGAGCGTCCGACGTCGCGAGAAGTAACAATGTACCGCCATCGAGCGGTGCATTTATCGAAGCTGCCGGAAAACCTACCGTTCGATGAAATCCGTCAGGCCGAGCACGATGACGAAACGAATAAAAATGTCATCTGGATCGATATGCCCGATTTCGATAGTACAGCCTTGCACAATCAAGAGATCGTGCTGCAATGGCTCCCGCATATCGATGTGTTGATTTATGTCGTCAGTCCCGAACGATACCGGGATAACAAGGCTTGGCGTTTATTGCTGGCCGAAGGCGGGCGTCATGCTTGGCTGTTTGTGATGAATCAATGGGATCGCGGAGAGGAGGTGCAATACGACGACTTTAAAGATCAGTTAAGCGTCGCCGGATTTGACGCCCCGATTATTTTCAAGACTGCCTGCGGCGAGCCCGATTTCCCCGACGAGTTTGATAACTTGGCTAAGACGATTGCGACGCTTGCGACCGAAACCACAGTCAAGCAATTGGAATCTCGAAACACTCAAGCTCGAAAGGATGCATTGAAAATGAGTTTGGTCGATTGTTTGAAACATGTCGGCAATGACCGGGATTATCGAAAGCTGTCCGAGCGCTGGCGCCGGAGCTGGCAGGACACCGGTCGAACTTTGCAGCAAGGATTCGAATGGCCGCTTCGGCAGTTGGCCGGTTATTATGCCGAACATGATAAAGCATCGAAACAGCAACAAAGCGAGTTATGGGACGCATGGGTGCAAAGCCGTTATGAGGATGCGCTCGACGACCTCATTCTTCATGCCGATGCCAACGGGTTGGCGACAGCCGCGTTAAAACGCGAATTATTGCAATTACGCGGCAAGGCCGAAAAAATCATGTATGACCAAACCGAACTCGCGGTTAGGCAGGCCTTGGCGAATCCTGGACATGCCGCGCATCGTGCTTTTTTAAAAGGCATGCGGTTTTGCGAAATTGTACTGCCGCTTGGCGCGATGAGTTTTGTCGGTTATCAGGTTTTTTCCGGTTATTATCATAGTAGTTTGGATTACCGTAACTATCTGGGGGCAAACTTTGCGATCCATAGCAGTTTGTTTGTAGGGCTCAGTTGGCTGATTCCGTTTTTTATCCTGAAGAAACTTAAACCCTCGCTCGAAAAAGCCGCATTGAAAGGTTTGAAAAAAGGCGTGGCGATGGCGCTGATACAAATCGAAGCGGAAATCGTCAATGCCATCGAGAGACTTTGTCGGCAACGTAGCGAAATTGCGGCAGAAGCCGAGCAGATAATACGACAATGCGAGAGCGGTCAAGATGGTATCGAAATGATACGAAGTGATAGTCGTTTAGCTAGAATGTTGGTTGATTAG
- a CDS encoding TolC family protein, whose amino-acid sequence MPARKFIIINCIAIALVAASFLVKAENILTLEAALATALQNNPNLARIKAAAEALAAVPSQVGTLPDPVIGFNVMNLPVDHFDTRKEPMAQIGFGISQAIPFPGKLALREQAATYEAQAAAYNEDEWRLSLLSDVKTVWWQLFYLDRLLEITDNNRILLQQLVDIAGTKYEVGEGLQQDVLLAQLELSKLLDRKIKIDGMRANAAASLNALLDRPSNDAVQLPTKVPLQLPDIYDDQTLYRLAESNRPLLASERERINAARSKLDLAKKEILPDFNVNAAYGARDNTPDGTRRSDLLSFGISMNVPIFYAQKQAQGVSQSSSELMRERYALQDQWNGVRKQISQAGNDFRQAKKQVLLYETGIIPQAQQTVASMLAGYQVNKVDFLNLIRSQITVYDYEAQYWQAFAEANQALAQLVAATGKEDIYE is encoded by the coding sequence ATGCCAGCCCGAAAATTCATAATAATAAACTGCATTGCGATTGCTCTAGTCGCGGCATCTTTCCTTGTAAAAGCGGAAAACATTTTGACGCTCGAAGCGGCGCTTGCCACGGCCCTTCAAAACAATCCCAATCTGGCTCGAATCAAGGCCGCCGCAGAAGCATTGGCGGCCGTTCCCTCACAAGTTGGAACCCTGCCCGATCCTGTCATCGGTTTCAATGTCATGAACTTGCCGGTCGATCATTTCGATACCCGGAAAGAACCAATGGCGCAAATCGGATTCGGTATTTCTCAGGCGATTCCGTTTCCGGGCAAACTGGCCTTGCGCGAACAAGCGGCAACTTATGAAGCGCAAGCCGCTGCCTACAACGAAGATGAATGGCGCTTGAGTCTGCTGAGCGATGTCAAAACCGTCTGGTGGCAACTGTTTTATTTGGATCGCTTACTTGAGATCACCGATAACAATCGAATACTGTTGCAGCAATTAGTCGATATAGCCGGAACTAAATACGAAGTCGGCGAGGGTTTACAGCAAGACGTCTTGCTGGCGCAACTAGAATTATCGAAATTGCTGGACCGGAAAATCAAGATCGACGGCATGCGCGCCAATGCCGCGGCAAGTTTGAATGCCCTATTGGACCGACCAAGCAATGACGCAGTGCAACTGCCCACAAAGGTACCGTTACAATTGCCCGACATTTATGACGATCAAACGCTTTATCGATTAGCCGAAAGCAACAGACCTTTACTAGCAAGCGAACGGGAAAGAATCAACGCGGCAAGATCCAAACTGGACTTGGCCAAAAAAGAGATATTACCGGATTTTAATGTCAATGCCGCTTACGGCGCTCGCGATAATACGCCCGACGGCACCCGGCGCTCGGATTTGCTCAGCTTCGGTATCAGCATGAATGTGCCGATATTTTACGCGCAAAAACAGGCCCAGGGCGTAAGCCAGTCTTCGAGCGAGCTGATGCGTGAACGATACGCGCTGCAAGACCAATGGAACGGCGTCCGCAAACAAATATCACAAGCCGGAAACGACTTCCGGCAAGCCAAGAAGCAAGTGCTATTGTATGAAACGGGCATCATTCCTCAAGCCCAGCAAACAGTCGCATCGATGCTGGCCGGATATCAGGTCAATAAAGTCGACTTTCTGAATCTCATACGCAGCCAAATCACGGTCTACGACTATGAAGCGCAATATTGGCAGGCCTTCGCCGAAGCCAACCAAGCTTTGGCGCAGCTTGTCGCAGCAACAGGCAAGGAAGACATTTATGAGTAG
- a CDS encoding phosphoadenylyl-sulfate reductase, translated as MTSFDITALQAELQGQKPRKILKAALEQFDNIAISFSGAEDVVLIDMAVKIRPDIQVFSLDTGRLHPETYRFIEKVREHYGIQIELLTPDHALLDEMVKAKGLFSFYRDGHQECCGIRKVDSLRRKLAGLDAWITGQRKDQSVGTRQDLPEIQIDTAFSTPEHQLIKFNPLANWSSAQVWDHIEAYQVPYNELHEKGFISIGCEPCTRPVLPNQHERAGRWWWEDATKKECGLHAGNLTHRKN; from the coding sequence ATGACCTCATTCGATATCACCGCTCTGCAGGCCGAACTGCAGGGACAAAAACCCCGAAAAATTCTTAAGGCCGCGCTGGAACAATTCGATAATATCGCGATTTCGTTCAGCGGCGCCGAAGATGTGGTTCTGATCGACATGGCCGTCAAAATACGCCCCGATATTCAAGTCTTCAGCTTGGATACCGGGCGCCTGCATCCCGAAACTTATCGTTTTATTGAAAAAGTGCGCGAACATTACGGCATTCAAATCGAATTGTTGACGCCGGACCATGCCCTCTTGGACGAGATGGTCAAGGCCAAGGGCTTGTTCAGCTTTTATCGCGACGGTCATCAAGAATGCTGCGGCATCCGCAAAGTAGACTCATTGAGACGCAAACTCGCGGGTCTCGATGCCTGGATCACCGGTCAGCGCAAGGATCAAAGCGTCGGTACGCGCCAAGACCTGCCCGAAATACAAATCGACACGGCTTTCTCGACTCCCGAACATCAATTGATCAAATTCAATCCGTTGGCTAACTGGAGCTCCGCGCAGGTTTGGGATCATATCGAAGCCTATCAAGTCCCCTACAACGAACTGCACGAAAAGGGCTTCATCAGCATCGGCTGCGAACCCTGCACAAGACCGGTGCTGCCGAATCAACACGAACGAGCCGGACGCTGGTGGTGGGAAGACGCCACGAAGAAAGAATGCGGCTTGCACGCCGGAAACTTGACACATAGGAAAAACTAA
- a CDS encoding DUF2959 domain-containing protein, which yields MADNNLTRKTLNSVGRLVSKIARQAYYQAKESMGHPKRDMVVRHVEQACGSLQETKIHFENALDRFKTIVVVDDSTLENKYRLLQQQYDFCKVKSDELGCRIRAIEEVTGALFAEWEAELDEYTNRSLKTKSRQQLRQSQQHYAKLIKTMHRAESKINPVLAAFKDQVLFLKHNLNAQAIAALEHEFIEISMDMTQLVQAMEQTIFEANRFIAGLVEQKALPAA from the coding sequence ATGGCAGATAACAATTTAACCCGAAAAACGCTCAATTCGGTCGGGCGTTTAGTGAGCAAGATAGCCCGTCAAGCCTATTATCAGGCCAAGGAATCGATGGGGCACCCGAAGCGGGATATGGTGGTGAGGCATGTCGAACAAGCCTGCGGTAGCTTGCAAGAAACCAAAATTCATTTCGAAAACGCTCTAGACCGATTTAAAACGATTGTCGTCGTTGACGATTCGACGCTAGAAAACAAATATCGTTTATTGCAACAACAATACGATTTTTGTAAGGTGAAGTCGGATGAGCTCGGTTGTCGCATTCGCGCGATCGAAGAAGTCACTGGTGCGTTGTTTGCCGAATGGGAAGCTGAACTCGACGAGTACACTAATCGCTCGTTGAAGACCAAAAGTCGACAGCAATTAAGACAATCCCAGCAGCATTACGCTAAATTAATCAAAACGATGCACAGGGCCGAAAGTAAAATCAACCCGGTATTGGCGGCGTTCAAAGATCAGGTGTTGTTTTTGAAGCACAATCTCAATGCGCAGGCGATTGCCGCTTTAGAGCATGAGTTCATAGAAATCAGCATGGATATGACTCAGTTGGTTCAAGCGATGGAGCAGACCATTTTCGAAGCGAATCGCTTTATCGCCGGTTTGGTCGAGCAAAAAGCCTTACCTGCGGCTTAA
- a CDS encoding efflux RND transporter periplasmic adaptor subunit has protein sequence MSRRLLITGLSMLALGFGAGYWLADRIDRLSIEAHLPEHRLDDKKPEDRQPLFYRHPMNPEITSPVAAKDSMGMDYIPVYADEQTASEPGTVKIDPVTVQNIGVRTAKATRTTLSRNVRAVGRVDYDEEHIVRLHPKTAGWIESLHVDKTGQWVEKDTDLLSIYSPQLVAAQQEYILALQNQKILIDSPFESIRQGAEELLASSRKRLQLLDVPAHQLHELTDRQRITKSLHIHAPTDGIVIQIGAREGQYVTPDTEIFTIANIANVWVYADVYEYELPWIRPGDLAEIRLVGVPGRVFESRVEFIYPYAEKRTRTTRIRLVLDNAEGLLKPDMFTDVTIATQRQLETLVVPTEAIIRSGTRNQVFVVREPGKFEPRRVKLGLDSDGQVAIIDGLKEGEEIVISAQFLIDSESKLREATAKMLEPSPHTTNEVMPMPHDAGDHRHD, from the coding sequence ATGAGTAGACGCTTATTGATCACGGGCTTATCGATGCTCGCTTTGGGCTTCGGCGCAGGCTATTGGTTAGCGGACCGTATCGACAGACTATCCATTGAAGCACACTTACCCGAACATCGACTCGACGATAAAAAGCCGGAAGACCGTCAGCCATTGTTTTACCGCCACCCAATGAACCCTGAGATTACTTCGCCGGTTGCGGCCAAAGACTCGATGGGCATGGATTACATTCCGGTTTACGCGGACGAACAAACCGCCTCCGAGCCCGGAACAGTTAAAATCGATCCTGTGACGGTACAAAACATCGGTGTGCGTACCGCAAAAGCGACGCGTACCACGCTTTCCCGAAACGTGCGTGCGGTCGGCCGGGTCGATTACGACGAAGAGCATATCGTCCGTCTACACCCGAAAACTGCCGGCTGGATTGAGTCGCTTCATGTGGATAAAACCGGTCAATGGGTCGAAAAGGATACCGACCTGTTGAGTATTTATTCGCCGCAACTCGTTGCGGCTCAGCAAGAATATATTCTAGCGCTGCAAAATCAGAAAATCCTTATCGACAGCCCCTTCGAAAGCATCCGCCAGGGCGCGGAAGAACTACTGGCAAGCTCAAGAAAACGCCTGCAATTACTCGATGTCCCGGCTCATCAACTCCACGAATTGACCGATAGGCAACGCATCACAAAAAGCCTGCATATTCATGCGCCGACCGACGGCATCGTGATACAAATCGGCGCCCGCGAAGGCCAATATGTCACGCCGGATACCGAAATCTTCACGATAGCCAATATCGCCAATGTCTGGGTTTATGCCGATGTATATGAATACGAGTTGCCGTGGATTAGGCCGGGTGACCTAGCCGAAATCCGATTAGTCGGTGTTCCGGGACGGGTTTTCGAAAGCCGTGTCGAATTCATCTACCCCTATGCCGAAAAACGAACCCGCACGACACGAATTCGTTTGGTTCTCGATAACGCCGAAGGCTTATTAAAGCCGGATATGTTTACCGACGTGACGATAGCCACTCAAAGGCAGTTGGAAACTCTAGTCGTTCCGACTGAGGCAATCATCCGCTCCGGCACCCGGAACCAAGTATTCGTGGTCAGGGAACCCGGCAAATTCGAACCCCGTCGGGTCAAATTGGGCTTGGACTCCGATGGACAGGTAGCGATTATCGACGGTCTCAAGGAGGGCGAAGAAATTGTCATCTCGGCGCAATTTCTAATCGACTCCGAATCGAAACTGCGCGAGGCGACGGCAAAAATGCTGGAGCCATCTCCCCATACAACAAACGAAGTAATGCCGATGCCTCATGATGCCGGAGATCATCGGCATGATTGA
- the gshA gene encoding glutamate--cysteine ligase, whose translation MTQLHHHLPARFNLLVENGFENLVKNGLKGIEKESLRIAKNGVIAHTPHPSFLGSALTHPYITTDYSEALLEFITPPFKDIKETLNYLNTIHQFVYDHLDGEILLAASMPCGIDGDESVPIAEYGSSNIGRMKHIYRRGLWHRYGRTMQAIAGIHFNYSVPEVLWSKLHDLENSSSSLDQFIADGYFGMIRNLHRQGWLVLYLFGASPAICKKFFKSRPHMMAQFDEFDRHTLYHPYATSLRMSDIGYKSKNQASLQIDYNSLTGYVDSLSQAINTPYPDYEKIGVKVDGEYRQLNSNILQIENEFYSTVRPKQIANSCEKSTLALKRRGVRYIELRSLDLDLFSPLGIHDETAHFIEAFMLTCLLQNSPPNDSRQFILNNANQLAVAHLGRQPGLVLDKLDRRIPLKDWAEEILADMEPVCMLLDANDSEKPYSSALAAQRKAIENPDLTPSARILRGMSETQMPFATYALKTSVEHAKNFRSQKLDEQNTRAFQEMAKESIAKQLEKEQSDNLSFDEFLTHYFSQQ comes from the coding sequence ATGACTCAATTGCACCATCATTTACCGGCGCGTTTTAATTTATTAGTCGAAAACGGCTTTGAAAATTTAGTAAAAAACGGGCTCAAAGGCATTGAAAAAGAAAGCCTCAGAATCGCCAAAAACGGCGTCATCGCGCACACGCCTCATCCGTCATTTTTAGGATCGGCTCTCACGCATCCGTATATCACGACGGACTATTCCGAAGCCTTGCTCGAGTTCATCACGCCGCCGTTTAAGGATATCAAAGAAACGCTGAATTATCTGAACACGATTCATCAATTCGTTTACGATCATCTCGACGGCGAAATTTTGTTGGCCGCGAGCATGCCTTGCGGCATCGACGGCGACGAAAGCGTACCGATCGCCGAATACGGCAGCTCCAATATCGGCCGCATGAAACACATTTACCGCCGAGGGCTTTGGCACCGCTACGGTCGAACCATGCAGGCCATCGCCGGCATCCATTTTAACTATTCGGTGCCGGAAGTTTTGTGGAGCAAACTACACGACTTGGAAAACTCATCGTCGAGTCTCGATCAATTCATCGCGGACGGCTATTTCGGCATGATCAGAAACCTGCACCGCCAAGGCTGGCTGGTCTTGTATCTGTTCGGCGCGTCACCTGCGATATGTAAAAAATTTTTCAAAAGCCGTCCGCACATGATGGCCCAATTCGACGAATTCGACCGCCATACTTTATACCATCCTTACGCTACTTCGCTCAGAATGAGCGACATCGGCTATAAGAGCAAAAATCAGGCTTCTCTGCAAATCGACTACAACTCGTTGACCGGTTATGTCGACAGCCTAAGCCAAGCCATCAACACGCCCTACCCGGACTATGAAAAAATAGGCGTCAAGGTCGACGGCGAATACCGACAATTGAACAGCAACATTTTACAAATCGAAAACGAATTTTACAGTACCGTCAGACCCAAGCAAATCGCTAACTCCTGCGAAAAGTCGACTTTGGCGCTCAAACGCCGAGGGGTTCGCTATATCGAATTACGATCGCTTGATCTGGACTTGTTTAGCCCCCTTGGCATACACGATGAAACGGCACATTTCATCGAGGCCTTCATGCTGACTTGTCTGCTGCAAAACAGTCCACCCAACGATTCGCGGCAGTTCATTCTCAATAACGCTAATCAGCTTGCGGTTGCCCATCTCGGTCGTCAACCCGGCCTCGTACTCGATAAACTCGACCGTCGGATACCCCTCAAAGACTGGGCCGAAGAAATCTTGGCCGACATGGAACCTGTTTGCATGCTTTTGGACGCTAACGATTCCGAAAAACCTTATAGCTCAGCCTTGGCGGCCCAAAGAAAAGCCATAGAAAATCCGGACTTGACACCGTCCGCAAGAATCCTACGCGGCATGAGCGAAACACAAATGCCGTTTGCAACCTACGCACTGAAAACCTCGGTCGAACATGCCAAAAACTTTCGCAGCCAAAAGCTGGATGAGCAAAATACCCGTGCCTTCCAAGAAATGGCTAAAGAGTCTATCGCCAAACAACTCGAAAAGGAGCAAAGCGACAACTTGTCTTTCGACGAGTTTTTAACGCATTATTTTTCACAACAATAA
- a CDS encoding GTPase yields the protein MLEFIQLLKQRYQTVSAHTLNDALRAVYQQRIDRQILAEASVRKADMHKRFNFQPLQVAVVGPTQAGKSTLVNLLLNSSQAGVSPLAGFTVHAQGFCNAVKLEDCESVQHFFGRFQQVRQDELRKDRLECYALTENIGASDLLPECLVWDTPDFDSIGAIGYSEALMRSIALADIVILVVSKEKYADQSVWELMSSIETLRQPTLICVNKLAEGSEHIVVRSLTEKWRQSRSDDCPTIVPLFYQKQAAPTWPENERSVIRKLFRQVNRRRNHEVVQEFLLKHWQEWLEPVRAEHMALQEWRSLVDASIKQSLTQYQNDYLNHPRYYETFQSALAKLLSLLEIPGFARVLVGTRKALTWPIRQVMKIGMKRSRITDSSHEVALLNHLAEHLLIRIMDALLEKTEQNGDSAWWRGGIGLLRNRRQALLVEFNDAVLRYHNDFQQEVESAAFRLYAKLQEQPYVLNGLRATRATTDAAAVAISLQAGGLGLHDLIIAPAMLSVTSFLTESAMGSYLNKVEAELKQRQLQIVRQKLYIECLQEALFKLPEQLSSDSYFNITPEQLEQAEQQLKNKKHGLRLL from the coding sequence ATGCTGGAATTTATTCAATTACTAAAGCAACGCTATCAAACGGTTTCTGCGCATACCTTAAACGATGCGCTTAGGGCAGTGTATCAGCAACGCATCGATCGGCAAATATTGGCCGAAGCATCGGTTCGCAAGGCCGATATGCATAAACGCTTTAATTTTCAACCTTTGCAAGTGGCCGTAGTCGGCCCGACGCAAGCCGGAAAAAGTACCTTGGTCAATCTATTGCTGAACAGCTCTCAGGCTGGTGTGAGTCCGTTGGCCGGCTTTACCGTGCATGCGCAAGGTTTTTGTAATGCGGTCAAACTTGAAGACTGTGAAAGCGTACAGCATTTCTTTGGACGTTTTCAACAAGTGCGCCAAGACGAATTACGTAAGGACAGGCTCGAATGTTATGCCTTGACCGAGAATATAGGAGCATCCGATTTATTGCCCGAATGCTTGGTTTGGGATACGCCCGATTTCGATTCGATCGGCGCGATTGGGTACAGCGAGGCGTTAATGCGTTCGATTGCATTGGCCGATATCGTGATTTTGGTCGTCAGCAAGGAAAAATATGCCGACCAATCGGTATGGGAGCTGATGAGTTCGATTGAAACATTGCGTCAACCGACCTTGATTTGCGTGAATAAATTGGCCGAAGGCAGCGAACATATCGTAGTCCGTTCATTAACCGAAAAATGGCGACAATCGAGGAGCGACGATTGCCCGACTATCGTGCCATTATTCTATCAAAAACAAGCCGCACCGACATGGCCGGAAAACGAGCGGTCCGTGATCAGGAAATTGTTTCGTCAAGTCAATCGCCGCCGTAACCATGAGGTGGTTCAAGAGTTTCTGCTTAAGCACTGGCAGGAATGGCTGGAGCCTGTTCGCGCGGAACACATGGCGCTGCAAGAATGGCGTAGCCTTGTCGATGCTTCGATTAAACAGTCGTTAACGCAGTATCAAAACGATTACTTGAACCATCCTCGTTATTATGAAACTTTTCAAAGCGCCTTGGCGAAATTATTGAGTTTATTGGAGATTCCCGGATTTGCAAGAGTGTTGGTGGGTACTCGTAAGGCGCTAACCTGGCCGATTAGGCAAGTCATGAAAATAGGAATGAAGAGGTCTCGTATTACCGACAGCAGTCATGAGGTCGCTTTATTGAATCATCTGGCGGAACATTTATTAATTCGCATCATGGATGCCTTGCTGGAAAAAACCGAACAAAATGGCGACAGCGCTTGGTGGCGGGGTGGCATCGGACTGTTGCGCAATCGGCGGCAGGCTTTATTGGTAGAATTCAACGATGCCGTGCTTCGTTATCATAATGATTTTCAGCAAGAAGTCGAAAGCGCGGCCTTCCGGCTCTACGCAAAATTACAGGAACAGCCTTATGTATTGAACGGTCTCAGAGCCACCCGCGCGACTACCGATGCGGCGGCCGTTGCCATTTCTCTTCAGGCCGGCGGGTTGGGTTTGCATGATTTGATCATAGCCCCGGCGATGTTATCGGTGACTTCATTTTTGACCGAGAGCGCGATGGGGAGCTATTTGAATAAGGTCGAAGCGGAACTCAAACAACGGCAATTGCAAATTGTCAGGCAAAAACTTTATATCGAATGCCTTCAAGAGGCCTTGTTCAAATTGCCCGAGCAATTGTCCTCGGACAGCTATTTCAATATTACCCCGGAGCAATTAGAACAAGCCGAGCAGCAACTCAAGAATAAAAAACATGGATTACGATTACTCTGA